In the Thalassoglobus sp. JC818 genome, one interval contains:
- a CDS encoding DUF1573 domain-containing protein: MDERNQNLSAQTRPNSFLEGGLFALALLPFVISAIAMQSAGAPRPIAGKIARETLIFSQYAVDLGPVPPLETIPAHFDFRNLGDTDVRILKLEPSCGCLNPRLFDDKMVYGTGESGRFYVSVKTANEAPGPKDYTVRVSYDDGELKERIVRFRMVIPERKVTVTPAEVYFYQTHGNPDSREILVQDHRGRQLNVLRVESKSNNVSAEIGERRIRGQGVEVPIRIDVPGDVAPGKETCWLKIETDDPEYQVIQVPILIWGPQAATKPEIQPVSNNSPSEASAPSNVQPATYDQPDSKSSAP, from the coding sequence ATGGATGAACGCAATCAAAATCTGTCTGCCCAAACGCGACCGAACTCCTTTCTGGAAGGCGGATTGTTCGCGTTGGCCTTGCTGCCCTTCGTGATTTCTGCGATCGCGATGCAAAGTGCAGGGGCTCCTCGGCCAATCGCGGGTAAAATCGCTCGCGAAACGCTGATCTTCTCGCAATACGCCGTCGATCTGGGACCTGTTCCGCCGCTAGAAACAATTCCTGCCCATTTTGACTTTCGAAATCTCGGCGATACAGACGTTCGAATTCTTAAGCTCGAACCAAGTTGCGGTTGCCTGAATCCAAGGCTGTTTGATGACAAAATGGTTTACGGCACCGGAGAGTCAGGCCGCTTTTACGTCTCTGTGAAGACGGCGAACGAAGCTCCCGGACCGAAAGACTATACCGTCCGGGTCAGCTACGACGACGGGGAACTCAAAGAGCGAATCGTCCGTTTTCGGATGGTGATTCCCGAACGAAAAGTGACTGTCACGCCAGCCGAAGTTTACTTCTATCAGACCCACGGAAATCCTGATTCACGCGAAATCCTCGTGCAGGATCATCGCGGTCGGCAGCTCAACGTGCTTCGTGTCGAATCGAAATCGAACAACGTCTCGGCCGAAATTGGAGAGCGACGCATTCGCGGTCAGGGTGTCGAAGTCCCCATCCGAATTGACGTGCCCGGTGATGTTGCTCCGGGAAAAGAGACGTGTTGGCTGAAAATTGAAACCGACGATCCCGAATATCAAGTGATTCAAGTGCCCATTTTGATCTGGGGGCCTCAAGCAGCGACGAAGCCCGAGATTCAGCCAGTGTCAAATAACAGCCCCAGTGAAGCGTCAGCCCCTTCAAACGTTCAGCCAGCGACCTATGACCAGCCCGACTCAAAATCGTCGGCACCTTGA
- a CDS encoding secretin N-terminal domain-containing protein: MRFCSIGLSIGVLLLLAPASSFGQDKPVIVKEGTVIGSPSASPASARPARSPSSETPPQGKPGETPNKPDEKGENKEGDSSPKVIKRTEYEPEPDYSPADVILDPDGKVQFSFHGAKWPVVLNWLAKFSQLNLDWQELPGDFLNLRTQHSYTAEEARDVINRHLLARGYTLLQHGELLTVVRISNLDPGLVPRVAPEDLLTAFPHEFVKVSLPLDWILAEEAVEQLKPMLSQNGKLSAIPTVNRLEAMDAVGNLREIYKLLTEEQRSNQTEKGLVREFRIEHVRAGKVFDSLFAILGIRKPDSASGGGSISFGASQQIMQQLQQMQQQMQRNNSSNNSGGKGGAPEEPRLVLNERENSILAHASPDKMEIISQTVKALDVPSPDSSHILQNLDRMRVYHLSTLQPAPLVEILTEVGDLSPSTRVQVDSENNAIIVFGTLADHVTIQSLVDRLDGSSRSFEVIPLRRLRAAEVAGTIQYMFGEEEEEDDQSSRSRYYYGYYSSYGKNDEKSKDQRPFKVDADVENNRLLVWANEMEFKEIENLLSKMGEISLGKPNPATARLIDLHSDETARKILERLQNVWEQRHPNSLQIDSPPETPAETEPEQPEPKKEARQENTSPISFAVSETVRTKPESETELSSEEEALLQKMRQLEVGPPDIRIRQLPDGRLTLESDDTQALDEIEMLISELVPPAPEYKIFQIKYAWPFGIELLLDDFFDGNEDEETILDWWGNSVTTNKQGPERLSSKRKLRIISDDDSRTLLVQNATNEQLALIEDLLEIYDRPETNDPQAVRLTQIFQLEYSQAAVVAETIKSVYRDLLSSNDPALQNKNQEGKSPPQQQGITYIRSGGNQDKDDGDPPEEPIKFKGLLSVGVDELSNTLVISAASGLMSDLAKLVDVLDQAARPDLSVRVVPVNPAMNASVLRDQLNQSFGISAKPSVGVSSTSDRNKSPEKPEGRDFNNQGKFNPGEGNAAPAD, encoded by the coding sequence ATGCGTTTCTGTTCTATCGGGCTTTCAATCGGAGTTCTGTTGCTGCTGGCCCCAGCATCGAGCTTCGGCCAAGACAAGCCTGTTATCGTCAAGGAGGGTACGGTCATCGGATCGCCCAGTGCTTCCCCCGCCTCAGCGAGACCGGCACGATCCCCATCTTCGGAAACACCTCCCCAAGGCAAACCGGGCGAGACTCCGAATAAGCCCGATGAAAAAGGGGAAAACAAAGAGGGCGACTCAAGTCCGAAGGTGATTAAGCGAACCGAGTACGAACCGGAACCCGACTATTCCCCCGCAGATGTCATCCTCGACCCGGACGGCAAAGTTCAATTCAGTTTTCACGGAGCCAAATGGCCAGTCGTCTTGAATTGGCTGGCGAAGTTCTCCCAGCTCAACCTCGACTGGCAGGAGTTGCCCGGCGACTTCCTTAACCTGCGGACTCAGCACTCATACACCGCTGAAGAAGCTCGCGATGTGATCAATCGGCACTTGCTGGCTCGCGGATACACGCTCCTGCAACATGGCGAACTGCTCACCGTTGTGCGAATCTCTAATCTCGATCCCGGACTTGTTCCGCGTGTCGCACCTGAAGACTTACTCACTGCCTTCCCGCACGAATTCGTGAAAGTGTCACTGCCATTGGATTGGATTCTGGCCGAAGAGGCTGTCGAACAGCTGAAGCCGATGCTCAGCCAGAACGGGAAGCTTTCCGCCATCCCGACGGTCAATCGACTCGAAGCCATGGACGCGGTCGGTAATCTGCGAGAGATTTACAAGCTGCTGACCGAAGAGCAGCGATCGAACCAAACAGAAAAAGGACTCGTTCGCGAATTTCGAATCGAACACGTTCGGGCTGGGAAAGTCTTTGACTCCCTCTTTGCGATCCTCGGCATTCGAAAGCCCGACTCAGCAAGCGGCGGAGGCAGTATCTCGTTCGGTGCCAGCCAGCAGATCATGCAGCAGCTGCAACAAATGCAGCAGCAAATGCAGAGGAACAACTCTTCGAACAACAGCGGCGGCAAAGGCGGGGCTCCTGAAGAACCTCGACTGGTGCTCAATGAGCGTGAGAACAGCATCCTCGCTCATGCTTCACCGGACAAGATGGAAATCATCTCTCAAACGGTCAAAGCGTTAGACGTTCCTAGCCCAGACTCAAGCCATATCCTGCAGAACCTGGACCGCATGCGGGTCTATCACCTTTCGACACTGCAACCGGCTCCGCTTGTGGAGATCCTGACCGAAGTCGGTGACCTTTCTCCGTCGACGCGAGTTCAAGTGGATTCAGAGAACAACGCCATTATCGTCTTCGGGACGCTGGCTGATCACGTGACGATTCAGTCTCTCGTCGATCGTCTTGATGGCAGCAGTCGCAGCTTCGAAGTGATTCCACTTAGACGGCTCCGAGCAGCCGAAGTCGCTGGCACAATTCAGTACATGTTTGGCGAGGAAGAGGAAGAAGACGACCAGAGCAGCCGTTCGCGATACTACTACGGCTACTATTCCAGCTACGGAAAGAACGACGAAAAGTCGAAAGATCAACGCCCCTTCAAAGTTGATGCTGACGTCGAAAACAATCGCCTGCTCGTCTGGGCGAACGAGATGGAATTCAAGGAAATCGAAAACCTCCTCTCAAAGATGGGGGAGATTTCGCTTGGGAAACCGAATCCTGCGACAGCCCGCTTGATCGATCTGCACTCAGACGAAACAGCACGCAAGATTCTCGAACGTCTTCAAAACGTCTGGGAACAGCGTCACCCAAATTCACTGCAAATCGATTCTCCGCCAGAGACGCCAGCCGAAACGGAACCAGAACAGCCAGAACCAAAGAAGGAAGCTCGACAGGAGAACACTTCACCCATCAGCTTTGCTGTTTCTGAAACCGTTCGCACGAAACCAGAGAGTGAAACCGAGCTTTCCTCTGAAGAAGAAGCCCTTCTTCAAAAGATGCGCCAACTGGAAGTTGGGCCACCTGACATCCGAATTCGGCAACTCCCGGATGGCCGACTCACTCTCGAGTCTGATGACACGCAAGCACTCGACGAGATTGAAATGCTGATCTCGGAACTCGTCCCCCCGGCTCCAGAGTACAAAATCTTTCAAATCAAATACGCCTGGCCGTTCGGAATCGAACTGCTCCTCGACGATTTCTTCGATGGGAATGAAGACGAAGAGACCATTCTCGACTGGTGGGGAAATTCGGTCACTACGAACAAACAGGGACCGGAGCGACTCTCTTCAAAACGCAAGTTGCGAATCATTTCCGACGACGACTCACGCACGCTACTCGTTCAGAATGCAACGAATGAACAACTGGCGCTCATCGAAGACCTTCTCGAAATCTACGACCGCCCGGAAACAAACGATCCACAAGCTGTCCGGTTGACGCAGATTTTTCAACTTGAGTACTCGCAAGCAGCTGTCGTCGCAGAAACGATCAAGTCGGTCTACCGCGATCTCCTCAGTTCGAATGACCCCGCGCTGCAAAACAAGAACCAGGAAGGTAAGTCTCCCCCGCAACAACAGGGAATCACATACATCCGTAGCGGTGGAAATCAGGACAAAGACGACGGCGATCCCCCGGAAGAACCCATCAAGTTCAAAGGGCTACTCTCGGTAGGTGTCGACGAATTGTCCAACACTCTCGTCATCTCCGCAGCGAGCGGGCTCATGAGTGACCTCGCGAAACTTGTGGACGTTCTCGATCAGGCAGCCCGACCCGATTTGAGTGTGCGAGTTGTCCCCGTCAATCCTGCCATGAATGCCAGTGTTCTGCGCGATCAACTCAATCAGTCGTTCGGAATCTCAGCCAAACCTTCAGTCGGTGTCTCCTCAACGTCGGACCGAAACAAATCGCCTGAGAAACCAGAAGGTCGCGACTTCAACAACCAAGGTAAGTTCAATCCCGGCGAGGGAAATGCGGCTCCAGCTGACTGA
- a CDS encoding GspE/PulE family protein, translating into MTNESSNSPSGAEEANAMIQEIAPEARQKALQEELKGLISLVGVEPLVDLLLERAFQLGATDIHLDPRPNGMNLRLRLDGVMHEILHLDPEYAPQLVSRIKLIAGMNIAEKRIAQDGHFSNMMMEQNRDVRVGSGPTIYGERIVMRLMSDGSRFTSLDQLGLSDKQISAIEQATARPHGMILSVGPVGCGKSTTTYSCLASLNEATRSLVTIEDPVERRIPGVNQIQVDNRAHFGFVEALRGVLRQDPDVIMVGEIRDQETAHIAVRAGLMGSKVLSTLHASDTGATLDMFREFQITRMFLADAISCIIAQRLIRRVCEKNRETYTPDETTCEMLGIDPAEADQHKLVRGIPADSNFHTGYFGRTGVFEVLAMNPSLRNYVVSGKPGRTVFEAAQEQGMETLEQSARAKVLAGITTPEEMMRVLM; encoded by the coding sequence ATGACTAATGAGTCCTCGAACTCTCCTTCTGGTGCTGAAGAAGCAAACGCAATGATTCAGGAGATCGCACCGGAAGCCCGGCAAAAGGCACTTCAGGAGGAACTCAAAGGTCTCATCAGTCTCGTCGGCGTTGAACCACTCGTCGACCTGCTTCTTGAGCGCGCTTTTCAGCTCGGAGCGACGGACATTCATCTCGACCCGCGACCAAACGGCATGAATCTTCGCCTGAGGCTCGACGGAGTGATGCATGAGATTCTCCATCTCGATCCAGAATACGCCCCGCAGCTCGTCTCTCGAATCAAACTGATCGCGGGGATGAATATTGCTGAGAAGCGGATCGCGCAAGATGGCCACTTCTCCAACATGATGATGGAGCAAAACCGGGACGTTCGTGTCGGATCAGGACCGACGATTTACGGCGAACGCATCGTCATGCGGTTGATGTCAGATGGCTCTCGATTCACTTCTCTCGATCAACTTGGCCTTTCCGACAAACAAATCTCGGCCATCGAGCAAGCAACTGCCCGACCGCACGGAATGATTCTCAGCGTTGGTCCCGTCGGTTGCGGGAAGAGCACAACCACGTACAGCTGTCTCGCTTCTCTCAATGAAGCCACGCGCAGCCTCGTCACGATTGAAGATCCGGTCGAACGTCGGATTCCCGGAGTCAATCAAATTCAAGTCGACAATCGCGCCCATTTCGGTTTCGTCGAAGCCTTGCGAGGCGTTTTGCGACAGGACCCGGATGTCATCATGGTCGGCGAGATCCGCGATCAGGAAACAGCTCACATTGCCGTCCGAGCGGGACTGATGGGCTCGAAGGTCTTGAGTACTCTCCACGCATCTGACACCGGTGCGACTCTCGACATGTTCCGCGAGTTCCAGATCACCCGAATGTTCCTGGCTGATGCGATCAGCTGCATCATTGCTCAGCGTCTGATTCGACGAGTCTGTGAAAAGAACCGCGAGACTTATACCCCCGATGAGACCACTTGCGAGATGCTAGGAATTGATCCCGCAGAAGCAGATCAACACAAGCTGGTCCGCGGAATTCCGGCTGATTCGAACTTCCACACCGGCTACTTCGGAAGAACAGGCGTTTTCGAAGTGCTGGCCATGAACCCGTCTCTTCGAAACTACGTCGTTTCCGGAAAACCGGGCCGCACAGTCTTCGAAGCAGCTCAGGAACAGGGAATGGAAACGCTCGAACAGAGCGCTCGTGCTAAAGTCCTCGCTGGGATCACGACCCCAGAAGAGATGATGCGGGTCCTCATGTAA
- a CDS encoding STAS domain-containing protein: protein MSSLTTFSENVKVFHSHIRVVITPEVVESTWASISSLGDQVVECLKDVKHPSCLVDLTQLDFMGSSLVALIVRIWREVKSRNGRLVVVTSHPIVKETISLAGLDKIWDIQPSIELGSRALDLSDTVVAEVEGREVVIERSGIGRYERLVWVSIVLTLVLILGISIFVMMQNPS, encoded by the coding sequence TTGTCATCGCTCACAACGTTTTCCGAGAATGTCAAGGTTTTTCACTCGCACATTCGAGTTGTCATCACTCCCGAAGTGGTTGAGTCAACCTGGGCATCAATTTCGAGCCTGGGAGACCAGGTTGTCGAATGCTTAAAGGATGTCAAACACCCAAGTTGCCTGGTCGACCTGACCCAGCTTGATTTCATGGGAAGCTCATTGGTCGCGCTGATCGTTCGAATCTGGCGAGAAGTTAAATCTCGAAACGGTCGCCTCGTCGTCGTCACCTCGCACCCCATCGTGAAAGAAACCATTTCATTGGCGGGTCTGGACAAAATCTGGGACATCCAACCATCGATCGAACTCGGTTCTCGTGCTCTCGATCTTTCCGACACGGTCGTCGCTGAAGTCGAAGGACGAGAAGTGGTCATCGAACGATCCGGCATCGGTCGCTACGAGCGTTTGGTTTGGGTTTCCATTGTCTTGACCCTCGTTTTGATTCTCGGGATCTCAATCTTCGTGATGATGCAGAATCCTTCATGA
- a CDS encoding transcriptional regulator produces MMHNPNRFPESSADALPRELLDLGKKIAALPEEHFREIEGAYSQVVDSVRRRRRILKLVQEALSQLRLDVKYLMFDLEVTRSERDELQAEIDGQGADDFESGWS; encoded by the coding sequence ATGATGCACAATCCAAACCGCTTTCCTGAATCATCCGCAGACGCACTCCCTCGTGAATTGCTGGACCTCGGAAAAAAAATCGCTGCACTCCCGGAGGAGCACTTCCGCGAAATCGAAGGGGCTTACTCGCAGGTTGTAGATTCTGTTCGAAGACGGCGGAGAATCCTGAAACTGGTTCAAGAGGCACTTTCACAGCTGCGTCTGGATGTGAAGTACCTGATGTTCGATCTCGAAGTGACTCGCTCGGAGCGAGACGAATTGCAGGCTGAAATTGATGGTCAAGGTGCCGACGATTTTGAGTCGGGCTGGTCATAG